In one window of Psychrobacter sp. P2G3 DNA:
- a CDS encoding DpnI domain-containing protein yields MNLHFNQSLAKNYNSQAQKIRVLSEAWVKNNGYCPNCSTQPLAEFANGRPVADFYCSNCNEQYELKSKKAKLSNVINDGAYKTMIERINSEDNPSFFFLTYSKECTVNNFLIIPKHFFKPDMIIKRKPLSITAKRAGWVGCNIDLRQVPESGKVFLVKNQQVILRKKVTQQFQKTLFLREQTQQTRGWTLDVWQCIDKLDNKFSLQQVYAFANELRLKHPDNNHVDDKIRQQLQVLRDKGIIEFVSPGHYRKLY; encoded by the coding sequence ATGAATTTACATTTCAATCAAAGTCTTGCTAAAAATTATAACTCTCAAGCTCAAAAAATTCGTGTACTCAGTGAGGCATGGGTGAAAAACAATGGTTACTGTCCGAACTGTAGCACTCAGCCGTTAGCTGAATTTGCTAATGGCAGACCGGTCGCTGATTTTTATTGTTCAAACTGTAACGAGCAATATGAGCTAAAAAGTAAGAAAGCAAAATTAAGCAACGTTATCAATGATGGCGCTTATAAAACTATGATTGAGCGTATCAATAGTGAGGATAATCCAAGCTTTTTCTTTTTGACTTATTCCAAAGAATGCACCGTTAATAATTTTTTAATCATTCCTAAGCATTTTTTTAAGCCGGACATGATTATAAAACGTAAACCTTTATCAATCACTGCCAAACGCGCAGGTTGGGTTGGCTGCAATATCGACTTGCGTCAAGTGCCAGAATCAGGAAAAGTATTTCTAGTCAAAAACCAACAAGTGATACTGCGAAAAAAAGTCACCCAACAATTTCAAAAAACCTTATTTCTGCGTGAACAAACACAGCAGACACGTGGTTGGACATTAGATGTTTGGCAATGTATCGATAAACTTGATAACAAGTTTTCTTTACAGCAGGTTTATGCTTTTGCCAATGAGCTACGGCTCAAACATCCTGATAATAACCACGTTGACGATAAAATCCGCCAGCAATTACAAGTTCTACGCGATAAAGGCATTATTGAGTTTGTAAGCCCCGGTCACTATCGGAAATTATACTAA
- the mltG gene encoding endolytic transglycosylase MltG: protein MSKPTPETPPERPNDTPSDKQDGAINDPAKTPQDSEPDNKVPATDISLVNGKNSPRKYKKDNQSFFMQRGYQILLVLGLIAAFLLVMVYQTLFGRIDQPEQMVTIEQGDTYYGLLPQWQQQIPLFSASIAKFYIKSQIDAPLHAGIYQLPENPTIAEALQILQQGAKVAMVKVQIIEGKTAGDLYQTLRDNPGITKEVLTSDSDNASIAQALDLAGILPDAVTNSSDPIVSYNLEGWFTPDTYYYGEGATDKQVLTDLYKRQQQALTLAWENRAPDLPYKTPYEALIMASIIEKETSVPEERELVAAVFTNRLNQGMRMQTDPTIIYGMGSRYEGNIRRKDIDEKTSYNTYQIDGLPPTPIALPSAASIEATLHPADSEALYFVATGNGGHKFTNSLADHNQAVRDYLNVMREKKSQTPPE from the coding sequence ATGAGCAAGCCTACACCTGAAACGCCTCCTGAACGTCCTAATGATACTCCATCAGATAAGCAAGATGGCGCTATCAACGATCCTGCTAAGACACCTCAAGACTCTGAACCAGATAATAAAGTACCCGCGACAGATATTTCGCTTGTCAATGGTAAAAATTCCCCGCGCAAGTACAAAAAAGACAATCAATCGTTTTTTATGCAGCGTGGCTATCAGATTTTATTAGTCTTAGGCTTGATAGCCGCGTTTTTATTAGTGATGGTTTATCAGACGTTATTTGGTCGAATTGATCAGCCTGAGCAAATGGTTACGATTGAGCAGGGTGACACTTATTACGGCTTGCTACCACAGTGGCAACAGCAAATTCCGCTGTTTTCCGCCAGTATTGCCAAGTTTTATATCAAGTCGCAAATAGATGCGCCACTGCATGCAGGTATCTATCAATTGCCGGAAAACCCGACGATAGCAGAAGCATTGCAAATCTTGCAACAAGGCGCAAAGGTAGCGATGGTAAAGGTGCAAATCATCGAAGGCAAAACAGCGGGCGATTTGTATCAGACCTTACGTGACAACCCTGGTATTACCAAGGAGGTGCTGACGAGTGACAGCGACAATGCCAGTATCGCACAAGCATTGGATTTGGCTGGCATATTGCCTGACGCGGTGACTAATAGTAGTGACCCTATCGTTAGCTACAACCTTGAAGGTTGGTTCACCCCTGATACCTATTATTATGGTGAGGGTGCAACTGATAAGCAGGTGCTGACTGATTTATATAAGCGTCAGCAACAAGCGCTGACTCTAGCTTGGGAAAACCGTGCACCAGATTTGCCATATAAAACGCCTTATGAAGCACTGATTATGGCCTCCATTATCGAAAAAGAGACCAGTGTGCCTGAAGAGCGTGAGCTGGTGGCTGCGGTGTTCACCAATCGGTTGAATCAAGGGATGCGCATGCAGACGGATCCGACCATTATTTATGGTATGGGGAGTCGCTATGAGGGTAATATTCGCCGCAAAGATATCGACGAAAAAACATCGTACAACACTTATCAAATTGATGGCTTGCCACCAACGCCTATCGCTCTGCCATCTGCTGCTTCTATCGAAGCCACATTGCATCCTGCTGATAGCGAAGCCTTATATTTTGTAGCAACGGGTAATGGTGGTCATAAATTCACCAATAGCTTAGCTGATCATAATCAAGCGGTAAGAGACTACTTAAATGTGATGCGTGAAAAGAAATCACAAACGCCGCCGGAGTAG
- the tmk gene encoding dTMP kinase, whose translation MSASINAQSSQLTTDKVASDLETVEKLGRFVSFEGTEGVGKTTAIEQLCTRLDAAGIDCLRTREPGGSPFAERLRTILLDPATNINDDTELLLLFAARCDHMQQVILPALQRGTWVICDRFTDSTIAYQGFGRAQGDRAVLAKINVLIEQFIPSLPELTLWLDLPVLEGMARAGKRSAADRFEQQAMEFFTQVYAGFTALATAHPERIRRIDASGTADEVSARIWQEIESQFKIN comes from the coding sequence ATGTCAGCATCTATAAACGCACAATCGTCTCAACTGACTACTGATAAGGTAGCGTCTGACTTAGAAACTGTAGAGAAATTAGGGCGTTTTGTTAGCTTTGAAGGTACCGAAGGCGTGGGGAAAACGACTGCCATTGAGCAGCTATGTACGCGTCTAGATGCGGCCGGTATTGATTGTCTGCGCACACGTGAGCCTGGCGGTAGTCCGTTCGCTGAGCGCCTGCGTACTATCTTGCTAGACCCGGCAACCAACATAAACGATGACACTGAGCTGTTGCTATTGTTTGCGGCTCGCTGCGATCATATGCAGCAAGTGATTTTACCCGCTTTGCAGCGCGGTACTTGGGTGATATGCGATCGTTTTACGGACTCTACTATTGCTTATCAAGGTTTTGGGCGTGCGCAGGGTGATAGGGCAGTATTAGCAAAGATTAATGTACTCATTGAGCAGTTTATCCCAAGCTTGCCTGAGCTGACACTGTGGCTTGATCTACCAGTGTTGGAGGGCATGGCACGTGCAGGGAAACGTAGTGCGGCTGACCGCTTTGAGCAGCAGGCGATGGAGTTTTTTACCCAAGTATATGCCGGTTTTACCGCGCTCGCTACAGCGCATCCTGAACGTATTCGTCGTATTGATGCCTCGGGTACTGCTGATGAGGTTAGCGCACGTATATGGCAAGAGATTGAATCTCAGTTTAAGATTAATTAA